In a single window of the Saccharothrix australiensis genome:
- a CDS encoding fatty acid desaturase family protein, with protein MNLDASPRRGSDFAELSRSVKQAGLLDRRIGFYVLCLVGALAALAATLTGVVLVGDSWWQLGLAAVLAVVFTQIAFLGHDAGHRQMFATNKVNGAVGLLLGNLLIGVGFGWWMGKHNRHHANPNHEDEDPDVDIAVLAFSAEQAVRKEGFFRFVVKHQAWLFFPLLLLEGFSLHVISTAAAVRREVRGWRLELVLLAVHVIGYLGLVFTVMSPGKAIAFIAVHQGLFGVYMGCSFAPNHKGMPVLSAGHQLDFLRKQVLTSRNVTGGWFTDFLLGGLNYQIEHHLFPNMPRPHLRRAQVLVRDFCRQRSVSYAECGLFRSYGYVLKFLHEAGAELRDTGKLARSASS; from the coding sequence GTGAACCTCGATGCGTCGCCCCGGCGCGGCAGTGACTTCGCTGAGTTGTCCAGGTCGGTCAAGCAGGCCGGCCTGCTCGACCGACGGATCGGCTTCTACGTCTTGTGCCTGGTCGGCGCCCTCGCCGCGCTCGCGGCGACCCTGACGGGTGTGGTGCTGGTCGGCGACTCGTGGTGGCAGCTCGGCCTCGCGGCCGTGCTGGCCGTCGTCTTCACGCAGATCGCGTTCCTCGGGCACGACGCGGGCCACCGGCAGATGTTCGCCACCAACAAGGTCAACGGCGCGGTCGGGCTCCTGCTCGGCAACCTGCTCATCGGCGTGGGCTTCGGCTGGTGGATGGGCAAGCACAACCGCCACCACGCCAACCCCAACCACGAGGACGAGGACCCGGACGTCGACATCGCCGTGCTCGCGTTCAGCGCCGAGCAGGCCGTGCGCAAGGAGGGCTTCTTCCGGTTCGTCGTCAAGCACCAGGCGTGGCTGTTCTTCCCCCTGCTGCTGCTGGAGGGCTTCAGCCTGCACGTCATCAGCACCGCCGCCGCCGTGCGCCGGGAGGTGCGCGGGTGGCGGCTGGAGCTGGTGCTGCTGGCCGTGCACGTGATCGGCTACCTCGGCCTGGTGTTCACGGTCATGTCGCCCGGCAAGGCCATCGCGTTCATCGCCGTGCACCAGGGCCTGTTCGGCGTCTACATGGGGTGCTCCTTCGCGCCCAACCACAAGGGGATGCCGGTGCTCAGCGCCGGCCACCAGCTGGACTTCCTGCGCAAGCAGGTCCTGACGTCCCGCAACGTGACCGGCGGCTGGTTCACCGACTTCCTGCTGGGCGGCCTGAACTACCAGATCGAGCACCACCTGTTCCCGAACATGCCCCGGCCGCACCTGCGCCGGGCGCAGGTGCTGGTCCGCGACTTCTGCCGGCAGCGGTCCGTCTCCTACGCCGAGTGCGGCCTGTTCAGGTCTTACGGGTACGTGCTGAAGTTCCTGCACGAGGCGGGAGCTGAACTGCGCGATACAGGAAAGCTCGCTCGGTCAGCGTCCAGCTAG
- a CDS encoding YidC/Oxa1 family membrane protein insertase — protein MFHALGSALAGIAAPALAIVLFTAVVRLLMHPLSRAAVRGEKARAALAPEVRALAEKHRADPLELQRRTAELYRANGTSMFAGCLPALVQVPFFMVMYRLVTTPNPLLDGTLLGTPLGAHWLGVFDHTPVFLGLFAALTAVAFATSRWQAAVAARTGGPQPPFAKVLRLLPFGTVLIAAVLPLAAGVYLLTTTSWTLTERAFLYRAVQLPPRAGTSARTRKT, from the coding sequence GTGTTCCACGCCTTGGGCTCGGCCCTGGCGGGCATCGCCGCGCCCGCGCTCGCCATCGTCCTGTTCACCGCGGTCGTCAGACTGCTGATGCACCCCCTCAGCCGCGCCGCCGTGCGCGGCGAGAAGGCCCGCGCCGCTCTCGCCCCCGAGGTGCGCGCCCTCGCGGAGAAGCACCGCGCCGACCCGCTCGAACTCCAGCGCAGGACCGCCGAGCTGTACCGGGCGAACGGCACCTCGATGTTCGCCGGGTGCCTGCCCGCGCTCGTCCAAGTGCCGTTCTTCATGGTCATGTACCGCCTGGTCACCACGCCGAACCCGCTGCTGGACGGCACGCTGCTGGGCACGCCGCTCGGCGCGCACTGGCTGGGCGTGTTCGACCACACCCCGGTGTTCCTGGGCCTGTTCGCGGCCCTGACCGCCGTGGCGTTCGCGACGTCGCGGTGGCAGGCGGCCGTCGCGGCGCGGACGGGCGGGCCGCAGCCGCCGTTCGCGAAGGTGCTGCGGCTGCTGCCGTTCGGCACGGTGCTCATCGCCGCCGTGCTGCCGCTCGCGGCCGGCGTCTACCTGCTGACCACCACTAGCTGGACGCTGACCGAGCGAGCTTTCCTGTATCGCGCAGTTCAGCTCCCGCCTCGTGCAGGAACTTCAGCACGTACCCGTAAGACCTGA
- a CDS encoding aldehyde dehydrogenase family protein — MAKYAAPGRPGSVVSYRERYDHFIGGEHVPPARGAYFADPSPVTGEVFTEVARGTAEDVERALDAAHGAARAWGRTSAAERANVLNEIADRVEDHLEALAVAETWENGKPVRESLAVDLPQAVDRFRCFAGAIRAQEGGISQVGEDLVAYHFPEPLGVVGRLLPWNFPLLTAASELAPALAAGNAVVLKPAEQTPASVHVLMGLIGDLLPPGVVNVVNGFGEEAGRSLASSRRVAMVSCAGGASAGWPVAEDPAAVAPEPGGRSPNIFFADVAARRDAFYDKALEGFTGFARNQGEAGTCPSRALIQASVYDRFLADATERTEAIRQGDPLDTDTMIGAQVSVDRLTRVLSYIDIGEREGARLVCGGGRADLGGALSGGYYVTPTIFEGDHRMRVFREEILGPVVSVTRFDDFADALKIANDTPCGPGAGVWSRDGATAYRAGREIRAARVWVNDYHPYPAGAAFGGCLLSGTGHEDRRALLDHYQRTKSLLVSYSAGGQGRRLP, encoded by the coding sequence ATGGCGAAGTACGCGGCACCCGGCCGGCCGGGCAGCGTGGTGTCCTACCGCGAGCGGTACGACCACTTCATCGGCGGCGAACACGTCCCGCCCGCGCGGGGCGCCTACTTCGCCGACCCGTCCCCGGTGACCGGCGAGGTCTTCACGGAGGTCGCGCGCGGCACCGCCGAGGACGTGGAACGGGCGCTGGACGCGGCGCACGGCGCGGCGCGGGCGTGGGGCCGCACGTCGGCCGCCGAGCGGGCGAACGTGCTCAACGAGATCGCCGACCGGGTGGAGGACCACCTGGAGGCCCTCGCCGTCGCCGAGACGTGGGAGAACGGCAAGCCGGTCCGGGAGTCCCTGGCCGTCGACCTGCCGCAGGCCGTCGACCGGTTCCGCTGCTTCGCGGGCGCGATCCGGGCGCAGGAGGGCGGCATCTCGCAGGTCGGCGAGGACCTGGTGGCGTACCACTTCCCGGAGCCGCTCGGCGTGGTCGGCCGGCTCCTCCCGTGGAACTTCCCGCTGCTGACGGCCGCCTCGGAGCTCGCACCCGCCCTGGCGGCGGGCAACGCGGTGGTGCTCAAGCCCGCCGAGCAGACCCCGGCGTCCGTCCACGTGCTGATGGGGCTGATCGGGGACCTGCTGCCGCCGGGCGTGGTGAACGTCGTGAACGGGTTCGGGGAGGAGGCGGGCAGGTCGCTCGCCTCGTCGCGGCGCGTCGCGATGGTCTCGTGCGCCGGCGGGGCGTCCGCCGGGTGGCCGGTCGCGGAGGACCCGGCCGCGGTGGCGCCGGAGCCGGGCGGGAGGAGCCCGAACATCTTCTTCGCCGACGTGGCCGCGCGGCGGGACGCCTTCTACGACAAGGCGTTGGAGGGCTTCACCGGGTTCGCCCGCAACCAGGGCGAGGCGGGCACGTGCCCGTCGCGGGCGCTGATCCAGGCGTCGGTCTACGACCGGTTCCTGGCCGACGCCACCGAGCGCACCGAGGCCATCCGCCAGGGCGACCCGCTGGACACCGACACCATGATCGGCGCGCAGGTCAGCGTCGACCGGTTGACGAGGGTGCTGTCGTACATCGACATCGGCGAGCGGGAGGGCGCGCGGCTCGTGTGCGGCGGCGGGCGCGCCGACCTCGGCGGCGCGCTGTCCGGCGGGTACTACGTCACCCCGACGATCTTCGAGGGCGACCACCGGATGCGGGTGTTCCGGGAGGAGATCCTCGGACCGGTCGTGTCGGTGACCCGGTTCGACGACTTCGCCGACGCCCTGAAGATCGCCAACGACACCCCGTGCGGGCCGGGCGCGGGCGTGTGGTCGCGGGACGGGGCCACCGCGTACCGCGCCGGCCGCGAGATCCGGGCGGCCAGGGTGTGGGTGAACGACTACCACCCCTACCCGGCGGGCGCGGCGTTCGGCGGCTGCCTGCTGTCCGGCACCGGCCACGAGGACCGCCGCGCGCTGCTGGACCACTACCAGCGGACCAAGAGCCTGCTGGTGAGCTACTCGGCCGGGGGACAGGGCCGGCGCCTGCCCTGA
- a CDS encoding uridine kinase, with protein sequence MKVRPLTPEGLVAELVERVDAAPRTPWTRVLLDGAPPTRPGALADALVEPLRARGRPVLRVSAGDFLRPASVRLEFGRTDPDAFRDGWLDVGGLLREVLSPLDPGGSGRVLPSLWNPVTDRASRADYATLPEGGVLLLDGTLLLDKWLPAELTAHLWLSEAALARQTDPEWRWTLPAYAGYEPRADVTIRYDHPSRPALVGTIG encoded by the coding sequence GTGAAGGTACGCCCGCTGACCCCGGAGGGGCTGGTCGCCGAACTCGTCGAGCGCGTCGACGCGGCGCCGCGCACGCCCTGGACGCGGGTGCTGCTCGACGGCGCGCCGCCCACCCGGCCGGGCGCGCTGGCGGACGCGCTGGTGGAGCCGCTGCGGGCGCGGGGCCGGCCGGTGCTGCGGGTCTCGGCGGGCGACTTCCTGCGGCCCGCGTCGGTGCGGCTGGAGTTCGGGCGCACCGACCCCGACGCGTTCCGGGACGGCTGGCTGGACGTCGGCGGGCTGCTGCGCGAGGTGCTGTCGCCGCTCGACCCCGGCGGGTCCGGCCGGGTCCTGCCGTCGCTGTGGAACCCGGTGACCGACCGGGCGAGCCGCGCCGACTACGCGACCCTGCCCGAGGGCGGCGTCCTGCTGCTCGACGGCACGCTGCTGCTGGACAAGTGGCTGCCCGCCGAGCTGACCGCCCACCTGTGGCTGTCCGAGGCGGCGCTGGCCCGGCAGACCGACCCGGAGTGGCGGTGGACGCTGCCCGCGTACGCCGGCTACGAGCCGCGGGCGGACGTCACGATCCGCTACGACCACCCCAGCCGACCCGCCCTGGTGGGTACGATCGGGTGA
- a CDS encoding DUF402 domain-containing protein: MGFFAPGDVALRREVLHGKPWSVTPTRVVLDEPGLLVVFTVPGTVFGFPPHHYPHGWQAAGNTRWRGHGKLQLHRPGDAYSVDLYWQGPERRFAGWYLNLQDPFRRTPLGFDTLDHALDYWAPVEGGWVERDRDEFEAQLAEGKYTAEQGEAIRRTGKEVGAMLDAGDTWWDRRWADFTPDPDWPVPTLPAGWADYPLP, encoded by the coding sequence ATGGGGTTCTTCGCACCGGGTGACGTGGCGTTGCGCCGCGAGGTGCTGCACGGCAAGCCGTGGTCCGTCACGCCCACCAGGGTCGTGCTGGACGAGCCGGGCCTGCTGGTCGTGTTCACCGTCCCCGGCACGGTGTTCGGCTTCCCACCGCACCACTACCCGCACGGTTGGCAGGCCGCGGGCAACACGCGCTGGCGCGGGCACGGCAAGCTCCAGCTGCACCGCCCCGGTGACGCGTACTCCGTCGACCTGTACTGGCAGGGGCCGGAGCGGCGGTTCGCGGGCTGGTACCTGAACCTCCAGGACCCGTTCCGGCGCACGCCGCTCGGGTTCGACACGCTCGACCACGCGCTGGACTACTGGGCGCCGGTCGAGGGCGGCTGGGTCGAGCGGGACCGCGACGAGTTCGAGGCCCAGCTCGCCGAGGGCAAGTACACCGCCGAGCAGGGCGAGGCCATCCGCCGCACCGGCAAGGAGGTCGGGGCGATGCTGGACGCCGGCGACACGTGGTGGGACCGGCGGTGGGCCGACTTCACGCCTGACCCGGACTGGCCGGTGCCGACCCTGCCCGCCGGCTGGGCGGACTACCCGCTGCCGTGA
- a CDS encoding helix-turn-helix domain-containing protein — MHPDPRRLAHQREAALSGSAAGGARPVIVESWRRSLAARVDPERHEPPVVLAPDEVVELRGAHPLAAMLPVLRETLVGIADEAEHVMIVTDADGRILWCEGAASVRDRAERVRLTEGARWSEDAIGTNAIGTALALGRPVTVHSAEHLVRTYHAWTCAATPVRDPDTGGLLGVVDVSGPLTSLHPATVALVSAAGRLVESQLQVRRAREAERLRVENARHLLDLRGEPGALLDPTGRVLAPVSGGVRDERVDVSGERVLLSDGREAVVEPLDEGYLLRVPRRGSRRPVLSLCFLGEPRGCLAGRALVLSLRHAELLTALALHPRGLTAEQLALRLYGERGNPATVRAELHRLRAHLGDVLLTRPYRLAAEVRGDFLTVREALRAGDVPSAASAYRGELLPRSDAPVVREERDDLSAAVRRGVLDHCDVEALWTYAGTGDDAEVLERLARLLPRTDPRRALALARLHRALTD, encoded by the coding sequence ATGCACCCAGACCCGCGCCGCCTCGCCCACCAGCGCGAGGCGGCGTTGAGCGGGTCGGCGGCAGGCGGCGCCCGCCCGGTGATCGTCGAGTCCTGGCGGCGCTCGCTCGCGGCGCGGGTCGACCCGGAGCGGCACGAGCCGCCGGTCGTGCTGGCACCCGACGAGGTGGTGGAGCTGCGCGGCGCGCACCCGTTGGCCGCGATGCTGCCGGTGCTGCGCGAGACCCTGGTCGGCATCGCCGACGAGGCCGAGCACGTCATGATCGTCACCGACGCGGACGGCCGCATCCTGTGGTGCGAGGGCGCGGCGTCGGTGCGCGACCGGGCCGAACGGGTGCGGTTGACGGAGGGCGCGCGCTGGAGCGAGGACGCGATCGGCACCAACGCCATCGGCACGGCGCTGGCCCTGGGCCGCCCGGTCACCGTGCACTCGGCGGAGCACCTGGTGCGCACCTACCACGCGTGGACCTGCGCGGCGACCCCGGTGCGCGACCCGGACACCGGGGGGCTGCTCGGCGTCGTGGACGTGAGCGGGCCGCTGACCAGCCTGCACCCGGCGACGGTCGCGCTCGTCTCGGCCGCCGGGCGGCTGGTGGAGAGCCAGTTGCAGGTGCGGCGCGCGAGGGAGGCCGAACGCCTGCGGGTGGAGAACGCCCGGCACCTGCTGGACCTGCGCGGCGAGCCCGGCGCGCTGCTCGACCCCACCGGGCGCGTGCTGGCGCCGGTGTCCGGTGGTGTCCGGGACGAGCGGGTCGACGTGTCCGGCGAGCGGGTGCTGCTGTCCGACGGCCGGGAGGCCGTCGTGGAGCCGTTGGACGAGGGCTACCTGCTCCGGGTGCCCCGCCGGGGCAGCCGGAGGCCCGTGCTGTCCCTGTGCTTCCTCGGCGAGCCGCGCGGCTGCCTGGCCGGTCGGGCGCTCGTGCTGTCGCTGCGGCACGCCGAGCTGCTCACGGCGCTGGCGCTGCACCCGCGCGGGCTGACCGCCGAGCAGCTGGCGCTGCGCCTCTACGGCGAGCGCGGCAACCCGGCCACCGTGCGCGCCGAGCTGCACCGGTTGCGGGCCCACCTCGGCGACGTGCTGCTGACCAGGCCGTACCGGCTGGCGGCCGAGGTGCGGGGCGACTTCCTGACCGTGCGGGAGGCGTTGCGGGCGGGCGACGTGCCGTCGGCCGCGTCGGCGTACCGGGGTGAGCTGCTGCCGAGGTCGGACGCGCCCGTGGTGCGGGAGGAGCGCGACGACCTGTCGGCGGCCGTGCGACGCGGCGTGCTGGACCACTGCGACGTCGAAGCGCTGTGGACGTACGCGGGCACGGGCGACGACGCGGAGGTCCTGGAACGCCTGGCGCGACTGCTGCCCCGGACCGACCCGCGCCGCGCCCTGGCCCTCGCCCGGCTGCACCGCGCCCTGACCGACTGA
- a CDS encoding PucR family transcriptional regulator — protein sequence MSLRQVLMALGDPLVEIQVAPHGLEVDVHDVVILDPDDVPDVRPGDLALVIGARGRTALPLVRAAGLGGAAAVAVKVDAPAPVLRQAAADAGVALLAVRPEARWEHLESLARGVVSSARLTADAGQGEVLGDLFALAQTIAALTGGIVSIEDTASRVLAYSRSSDEVDELRRLSILGRQGPEPYLKMLREWGVYQRLRSGEEVVRIDERPELGIRRRIAVGIHAGSRPLGTIWVQEGATPLTERSERALLGAARVTALHLVQQREPTAAFRESLLASLLDGRMDAASVAEQIGADPGKPAAVVVFALRGQEHADRTQHELRRTELTGLISVHAAAYRRSALVSQSAGRTYVLLPDLPPKAPLLALTKEIVAAARKHMGLRVQGAVGSTVSTVDEVRTSRDEADRVLDAMARDLDVDVATLADVRSRVLVSETLALLAGHPRIRDPRLNRLDPELARSLLAYLDAFGDVRTAAAGLHVHPNTLRYRVRRAAEVGGFDLEDPLLRLFAQLQLRLT from the coding sequence GTGAGCCTGCGGCAGGTGTTGATGGCGCTCGGTGATCCCCTGGTGGAGATCCAGGTCGCGCCGCACGGCCTGGAGGTGGACGTGCACGACGTGGTCATCCTCGACCCGGACGACGTGCCGGACGTGCGGCCGGGCGACCTGGCGCTCGTCATCGGCGCACGCGGGCGGACCGCGTTGCCGCTGGTCAGGGCGGCCGGGTTGGGTGGAGCGGCGGCGGTCGCGGTCAAGGTCGACGCACCCGCGCCGGTGCTGCGGCAGGCGGCGGCGGACGCGGGCGTCGCGCTGCTGGCCGTGCGCCCGGAGGCGCGGTGGGAGCACCTGGAGTCCCTGGCGCGCGGCGTGGTGAGCAGCGCCCGGCTGACCGCCGACGCGGGCCAGGGTGAGGTGCTCGGCGACCTGTTCGCGCTGGCCCAGACGATCGCGGCGCTCACCGGCGGCATCGTGAGCATCGAGGACACGGCGAGCCGCGTGCTGGCCTACTCCCGGTCCTCCGACGAGGTGGACGAGCTGCGCAGGCTGTCCATCCTCGGCCGCCAGGGCCCGGAGCCGTACCTGAAGATGCTCCGCGAGTGGGGCGTCTACCAGCGGTTGCGCTCCGGCGAGGAGGTCGTCCGCATCGACGAGCGGCCCGAGCTGGGCATCCGCCGCCGCATCGCGGTCGGCATCCACGCGGGCAGCCGGCCGCTGGGCACGATCTGGGTCCAGGAGGGCGCCACGCCGCTCACCGAGCGGTCCGAGCGGGCGCTGCTGGGCGCGGCCCGCGTCACCGCGCTGCACCTCGTGCAGCAGCGCGAGCCGACCGCCGCGTTCCGGGAGAGCCTGCTGGCGTCCCTGCTCGACGGGCGCATGGACGCCGCGTCGGTCGCCGAGCAGATCGGCGCGGACCCGGGGAAGCCCGCGGCCGTCGTGGTGTTCGCGCTGCGCGGCCAGGAGCACGCGGACCGCACCCAGCACGAGCTGCGCCGCACCGAGCTGACCGGCCTGATCTCCGTGCACGCCGCGGCGTACCGGCGCAGCGCGCTGGTCAGCCAGTCCGCCGGCCGGACCTACGTGCTGCTGCCCGACCTGCCGCCGAAGGCGCCGCTGCTGGCGCTCACCAAGGAGATCGTCGCCGCCGCCCGCAAGCACATGGGCCTGCGCGTGCAGGGCGCGGTCGGCTCCACGGTGTCCACAGTGGACGAAGTGCGGACGTCCCGCGACGAGGCGGACCGGGTGCTCGACGCGATGGCGCGCGACCTGGACGTCGACGTCGCCACCCTCGCCGACGTCCGGTCACGGGTGCTGGTCAGCGAGACCCTGGCGCTGCTGGCCGGCCACCCGCGCATCCGCGACCCCCGGCTGAACAGGCTCGACCCGGAACTCGCGCGTTCCCTGCTGGCCTACCTGGACGCGTTCGGCGACGTGCGCACCGCCGCGGCCGGCCTGCACGTCCACCCGAACACCCTGCGCTACCGGGTGCGGCGGGCCGCCGAGGTCGGCGGGTTCGACCTGGAGGACCCGTTGCTCCGGTTGTTCGCCCAGTTGCAACTAAGGCTGACCTGA
- the pruA gene encoding L-glutamate gamma-semialdehyde dehydrogenase: MDAVTRAPAPVNEPVLSYAPGTPERAQLQAKLAELAKEPAELTLTIGGEQRVGGGERFDVVQPHNHRAVLGTLHGATRQDTADAIEAARQAAPAWRALSFDDRAAILLKAADLLAGPWRQTLNAATMLGQSKTAIQAEIDAACELIDFWRFNVSFGRQLIAEQPQSSPGVWNRTDHRPLEGFVYAITPFNFTAIAGNLPTAPALMGNVVLWKPSPTQSFAAHLTMRLLEEAGMPPGVINLLPGDGLAVSEVALRHPDLAGIHFTGSTRTFQHLWGEVGANIAGYRSYPRIVGETGGKDFVLAHPSADVDVLRTALVRGAFEYQGQKCSAASRAYVPRSVWNRVKDDFIAEVESLTMGDVTDFSNFLGAVIDRRSFDKLSGVLEAARGDSSLEVVAGGTADDSEGYFVRPTVLLGSDPGHEVFTTEYFGPVLAVHVFDDADYDTVLKQMESAAPYGLTGAIIARDRAAIAHAQEELRFAAGNFYVNDKPTGAVVGQQPFGGGRASGTNDKAGSVHNLLRWVSPRSIKETFVAPTSYRYPHQG; this comes from the coding sequence GTGGATGCCGTGACCAGGGCCCCCGCACCGGTGAACGAGCCCGTCCTGAGCTACGCCCCCGGCACCCCGGAGCGCGCGCAGCTGCAGGCGAAGCTGGCCGAACTGGCGAAGGAACCCGCCGAGCTGACCCTGACCATCGGCGGCGAGCAGCGCGTCGGTGGCGGCGAGCGGTTCGACGTCGTCCAGCCGCACAACCACCGCGCCGTCCTGGGCACCCTGCACGGGGCCACCCGGCAGGACACCGCCGACGCCATCGAGGCCGCCCGCCAGGCCGCGCCGGCGTGGCGGGCGCTGTCCTTCGACGACCGCGCCGCGATCCTGCTCAAGGCCGCCGACCTGCTGGCCGGCCCCTGGCGGCAGACGCTCAACGCCGCGACCATGCTCGGCCAGTCCAAGACCGCGATCCAGGCCGAGATCGACGCCGCGTGCGAGCTGATCGACTTCTGGCGCTTCAACGTGTCGTTCGGCCGGCAGCTGATCGCCGAGCAGCCGCAGTCCTCCCCCGGCGTGTGGAACCGCACCGACCACCGCCCGCTGGAGGGGTTCGTCTACGCGATCACCCCGTTCAACTTCACCGCCATCGCGGGCAACCTGCCCACCGCGCCCGCGCTGATGGGCAACGTGGTCCTGTGGAAGCCGTCGCCCACGCAGAGCTTCGCCGCGCACCTGACGATGCGGCTGCTGGAAGAGGCGGGCATGCCGCCCGGCGTGATCAACCTGCTGCCCGGTGACGGCCTCGCCGTGTCCGAGGTGGCGCTGCGGCACCCCGACCTGGCCGGCATCCACTTCACCGGCTCCACGCGCACGTTCCAGCACCTGTGGGGCGAGGTCGGCGCGAACATCGCGGGCTACCGCTCCTACCCGCGCATCGTCGGCGAGACCGGCGGCAAGGACTTCGTGCTCGCGCACCCGTCGGCCGACGTCGACGTGCTGCGGACCGCGCTGGTCCGGGGCGCCTTCGAGTACCAGGGCCAGAAGTGCTCGGCCGCCTCGCGCGCCTACGTCCCGCGCTCGGTGTGGAACCGGGTGAAGGACGACTTCATCGCCGAGGTCGAGTCGCTCACGATGGGCGACGTCACCGACTTCTCGAACTTCCTCGGCGCGGTCATCGACCGCCGCTCGTTCGACAAGCTGTCCGGCGTGCTGGAGGCCGCGCGCGGCGACTCCAGCCTGGAGGTCGTGGCCGGCGGCACCGCCGACGACAGCGAGGGCTACTTCGTGCGCCCGACCGTGCTGCTGGGCAGCGACCCCGGCCACGAGGTGTTCACCACCGAGTACTTCGGCCCGGTGCTCGCGGTGCACGTGTTCGACGACGCCGACTACGACACCGTGCTCAAGCAGATGGAGAGCGCCGCGCCGTACGGCCTCACCGGCGCGATCATCGCGCGGGACCGCGCCGCCATCGCGCACGCGCAGGAGGAGCTGCGGTTCGCCGCGGGCAACTTCTACGTCAACGACAAGCCCACCGGCGCGGTCGTCGGCCAGCAGCCCTTCGGCGGCGGTCGCGCGTCGGGCACCAACGACAAGGCCGGCTCCGTGCACAACCTGCTGCGCTGGGTGAGCCCCCGGTCGATCAAGGAGACCTTCGTGGCTCCGACCTCCTACCGCTACCCGCACCAGGGGTGA
- a CDS encoding DUF6412 domain-containing protein, with amino-acid sequence MTRLQLLLALYAPGLFALTLLNSPAEVLAVVAAVALVALLLTAAPVLDAPAWVRSLSLRDKALKTAFLRLRDPDAAGRPRPRAPGLGLSA; translated from the coding sequence GTGACCAGGCTCCAGTTGCTGCTCGCGCTGTACGCGCCGGGCCTGTTCGCGCTCACCCTGCTGAACTCCCCGGCCGAGGTGCTGGCCGTCGTGGCGGCCGTGGCCCTCGTGGCGCTGCTGCTCACCGCCGCGCCGGTCCTCGACGCGCCCGCCTGGGTGCGCTCCCTCTCCCTGCGCGACAAAGCCCTGAAGACGGCTTTCCTGCGCCTGCGCGATCCCGACGCCGCGGGGCGTCCCCGTCCGCGAGCACCCGGACTCGGCCTGAGCGCCTGA
- a CDS encoding beta-N-acetylhexosaminidase, with protein MQHIVPAPVEVTPNPGATHTLTADTRIHTEPGSPEAARVGEHLADVLRPSTGYRLPVGPDASGHGISLLLTGADARVGEEGYQLDVTGQEVVVRARTAAGLFAGVQTLRQLLPAEVESKTRRPGPWTVPGGRVLDHPRYEHRGAMLDVARHFFGVDEVKRYIDLIAQYKLNRLHLHLTDDQGWRLEIKSRPRLAEHGGSTQVGGGPGGHYTQEQYRELVAYAASRHITVIPEIDLPGHTNAALASYAELNCDGVAPALYTGTEVGFSSLCIDKDVTYEFLDDVLREVAALTPGPYLHIGGDEAFKTTDPDFIAFMDRVLPLVAKHGKTAVGWHEFVKATPPASAVVQFWGTKEVAPDVVAAAARGNRVVLSPATKAYLDMKYDADTPLGLDWAGHTDVEDAYDWDPGAFVRDLPESAVLGVEAPLWTETVATPADLEHLAFPRLPAIAEVAWSPRRTHDWEGFRRRLAAQAPRWRAQGVNFHRSPQVPWQD; from the coding sequence TTGCAGCACATCGTGCCCGCCCCGGTCGAGGTCACGCCGAACCCGGGCGCCACCCACACTCTCACCGCCGACACGCGCATCCACACCGAGCCCGGCTCCCCGGAGGCCGCCCGGGTCGGCGAGCACCTCGCCGACGTCCTGCGCCCGTCCACCGGCTACCGGCTGCCGGTCGGGCCGGACGCGTCCGGCCACGGGATCTCCCTGCTGCTGACCGGCGCGGACGCGCGCGTCGGCGAGGAGGGCTACCAGCTCGACGTGACCGGGCAGGAGGTGGTGGTCCGCGCGCGGACGGCGGCCGGCCTGTTCGCGGGCGTGCAGACGCTCCGCCAACTGCTGCCCGCCGAGGTGGAGTCGAAGACCCGGCGGCCCGGCCCGTGGACCGTGCCCGGCGGCCGGGTGCTCGACCACCCGCGCTACGAGCACCGCGGCGCGATGCTCGACGTGGCGCGGCACTTCTTCGGCGTCGACGAGGTCAAGCGCTACATCGACCTGATCGCGCAGTACAAGCTGAACCGCCTGCACCTGCACCTCACCGACGACCAGGGCTGGCGGCTGGAGATCAAGAGCCGACCGCGCCTGGCGGAGCACGGCGGCAGCACGCAGGTCGGCGGCGGCCCCGGCGGGCACTACACGCAGGAGCAGTACCGGGAACTCGTGGCCTACGCGGCCTCCCGGCACATCACGGTGATCCCGGAGATCGACCTGCCGGGCCACACCAACGCCGCGCTCGCCTCGTACGCCGAGCTGAACTGCGACGGCGTCGCGCCGGCGCTCTACACGGGCACCGAGGTGGGCTTCAGCTCCCTGTGCATCGACAAGGACGTCACCTACGAGTTCCTCGACGACGTGCTGCGCGAGGTCGCGGCGCTCACGCCCGGTCCGTACCTGCACATCGGCGGCGACGAGGCGTTCAAGACCACGGACCCGGACTTCATCGCGTTCATGGACCGGGTCCTGCCGCTGGTGGCGAAGCACGGCAAGACCGCGGTCGGCTGGCACGAGTTCGTGAAGGCCACACCGCCCGCGTCGGCGGTGGTGCAGTTCTGGGGCACGAAGGAGGTCGCGCCGGACGTGGTGGCCGCCGCCGCGCGGGGCAACCGGGTCGTGCTGTCGCCGGCCACGAAGGCGTACCTGGACATGAAGTACGACGCGGACACGCCGCTCGGCCTGGACTGGGCCGGCCACACCGACGTCGAGGACGCGTACGACTGGGACCCCGGCGCGTTCGTCCGGGACCTGCCCGAGTCGGCCGTGCTCGGCGTCGAGGCTCCACTGTGGACGGAGACGGTGGCGACGCCGGCGGACCTGGAGCACCTGGCCTTCCCGCGCCTGCCCGCGATCGCCGAGGTGGCGTGGTCGCCGCGGCGGACCCACGACTGGGAGGGTTTCCGCCGCCGCCTCGCCGCGCAGGCGCCGCGCTGGCGGGCGCAGGGCGTGAACTTCCACCGGTCGCCTCAGGTCCCCTGGCAGGACTAG